In one window of Methanolobus mangrovi DNA:
- a CDS encoding alkaline phosphatase family protein: protein MTAGKNGMKYKGSEYNKHIKQSIIAFRFCALFFLLLFLIPTCSADDIAEINHVNTPQGAVILIVDGLSSCYVYPEYTPYAIDGSMLEKAEPENILQIFDQSCRVLDVTTPQTFTEGGHSVIATGYSKADSVLVGSFGTTIYDVAHDNGYLTFAIMEKGDSSGIRSKQNAIVHDAENSITEPEMVIETNMLSGTGKSISLSVADLMQENSLELQDQLDKYPEGSQQRYDAYDIWVIKTAIDIVDHMDTKYPQQHYILTLNVGAVDCAGHYKKNSGYIATIEGIDNATMDLYETCLENDMAFILTGDHGMAFPTTDSRGGHQADKYSVMTESQKVPLVIAATDVDIGIIEGEFGQEDVAPTILEVLNLPGKLRAADGTAIPVKDYVNLKVNVPEEGDLTLMRNNEILFESKISEAISFVGLEPDIDYVLKYVSSADSDDEVETLINLGSSTIVDIFTSSKQPTSDKSYQNPRYIVGGTLIVVVNLAGLILIRKVLKE from the coding sequence ATGACAGCTGGAAAAAACGGAATGAAGTATAAGGGTTCTGAATACAATAAGCACATCAAGCAAAGCATTATAGCCTTTAGGTTCTGTGCACTCTTCTTTTTGCTCTTGTTCCTGATTCCAACATGTAGTGCAGATGATATTGCAGAAATAAATCATGTCAATACTCCCCAGGGTGCTGTTATTCTTATTGTTGATGGACTCAGTTCCTGTTATGTGTATCCCGAGTATACGCCTTATGCTATTGATGGAAGTATGCTGGAAAAAGCTGAGCCTGAAAATATATTACAGATATTTGACCAGAGTTGCAGGGTACTGGATGTGACAACTCCGCAGACGTTCACAGAGGGAGGGCATTCTGTGATCGCAACAGGATATTCGAAAGCGGATAGTGTATTGGTGGGTTCTTTTGGAACAACGATATACGATGTGGCGCATGATAATGGATATCTCACTTTTGCCATCATGGAAAAAGGAGATTCTTCAGGTATTCGCAGCAAACAGAATGCAATAGTCCATGATGCTGAGAACTCAATTACAGAACCGGAAATGGTCATAGAAACAAATATGCTTTCAGGGACGGGAAAAAGCATATCCCTTTCAGTTGCAGACCTGATGCAGGAAAATTCCCTTGAGTTACAGGACCAGTTGGATAAGTATCCTGAAGGATCACAGCAAAGATATGACGCCTATGATATCTGGGTCATCAAGACAGCAATTGATATCGTGGATCATATGGATACAAAGTATCCGCAGCAACACTATATTCTCACATTAAATGTAGGGGCTGTGGATTGTGCTGGCCATTACAAAAAGAATAGCGGATACATTGCAACTATCGAAGGCATCGACAATGCAACCATGGACCTCTATGAAACATGTCTGGAAAATGATATGGCGTTTATACTCACCGGCGATCATGGCATGGCTTTTCCTACAACCGATTCCCGTGGAGGACATCAGGCTGATAAGTACTCCGTAATGACCGAGTCACAGAAAGTACCGCTGGTCATTGCAGCAACAGATGTCGACATCGGAATAATAGAAGGAGAATTCGGGCAGGAAGATGTTGCACCTACAATACTTGAAGTCCTGAACCTTCCCGGAAAACTGAGAGCTGCGGATGGTACAGCGATTCCTGTAAAGGATTATGTGAATTTGAAGGTCAATGTTCCTGAAGAAGGTGACCTCACCCTCATGAGAAACAATGAGATACTTTTTGAAAGCAAAATTAGTGAAGCTATTTCATTTGTAGGCCTTGAACCGGATATTGATTATGTTTTAAAATATGTATCCTCTGCAGATTCGGATGATGAGGTTGAAACACTCATAAATTTAGGATCAAGCACGATCGTGGATATATTCACTTCATCAAAACAGCCCACAAGCGATAAATCCTATCAAAACCCACGTTATATTGTAGGTGGAACACTCATTGTAGTGGTGAATCTTGCAGGACTGATACTTATACGCAAAGTATTGAAAGAATAG